The following coding sequences are from one Paenibacillus stellifer window:
- a CDS encoding FeoA family protein has translation MQLQIGSSGSIQGIEGMNPILQRRLADLGVSEGCTVCLKGKGPFFGPVMLECNGQLLAIRRNEASKITVNVS, from the coding sequence ATGCAACTGCAGATCGGTTCGAGCGGCTCCATTCAGGGAATTGAAGGAATGAATCCTATTCTTCAGCGGCGTCTGGCTGACCTCGGCGTCTCGGAAGGCTGCACAGTCTGTCTCAAAGGCAAAGGCCCATTCTTCGGACCTGTCATGCTGGAGTGCAACGGCCAGCTTCTGGCCATCCGGCGTAACGAAGCCTCCAAGATTACGGTGAACGTGTCATGA
- a CDS encoding dipeptidase — protein sequence MSYTAYFESRREEHLNELSEWLRIPSISALSAHKPDIQAAAEWLSKTLNQAGLEHVTIHPTGGHPVVYADYLHAPGKPTLLVYGHYDVQPVDPLNLWTTPPFEPNIRDGKLYARGATDDKGQVFLHIKALEAVLKTEGTLPVNVKLCIEGEEEIGSVHLTDFLEANKELLAADAVLVSDTSLLERGRPAICTGLRGLCSLEVDVTTAATDLHSGSYGGAVPNALHALVSLLTSLHDDKGRVAVEGFYEGVPELSPMMREEFAKQGLDEEKIRESLGLSALYGEEGYTFVERVGARPTLELNGVYGGFQGEGSKTVIPKEAHAKITCRLVGDQNPQKVLDAIEAHLKARIQPGAEVHVRQMEKAFAFNIDPSNEFLQLAADAYGKVYGTRALFTKDGGSIPIMESFSRILQAPVVLMGFGLDDENLHAPDEHFNLENFDKGLLTIVEYLKSL from the coding sequence ATGTCTTACACTGCCTATTTCGAATCCCGCCGGGAAGAACATCTGAATGAGCTGAGCGAATGGCTGCGCATCCCGAGCATCTCTGCCCTGTCCGCCCACAAACCGGATATTCAGGCAGCCGCTGAATGGCTCTCGAAGACGCTCAATCAGGCAGGTCTCGAGCATGTTACGATTCATCCTACAGGAGGCCATCCCGTTGTCTATGCCGACTATCTGCATGCCCCAGGGAAGCCGACCCTGCTTGTATACGGGCATTACGACGTTCAGCCGGTGGACCCGCTGAATCTCTGGACTACCCCGCCGTTCGAGCCGAACATCCGGGACGGCAAGCTGTATGCCCGCGGCGCAACGGACGATAAAGGCCAGGTCTTCCTGCATATCAAAGCGCTGGAGGCTGTTCTGAAGACCGAGGGTACCCTGCCGGTCAACGTCAAGCTATGCATTGAGGGCGAGGAAGAGATCGGCAGCGTCCATCTGACGGACTTCCTTGAAGCCAACAAAGAGCTGCTGGCCGCCGACGCCGTGCTTGTCTCGGACACCTCGCTTCTGGAGCGCGGAAGACCAGCGATCTGCACAGGTCTTCGGGGCCTTTGCTCGTTGGAGGTCGACGTGACCACAGCCGCTACAGACCTCCACTCCGGCTCTTACGGCGGCGCCGTTCCCAATGCGCTGCACGCGCTTGTCTCGCTGCTGACCTCGCTGCATGACGACAAAGGCCGCGTCGCTGTTGAAGGATTCTATGAAGGCGTTCCTGAATTGTCTCCGATGATGCGGGAAGAGTTCGCCAAGCAGGGACTTGATGAAGAGAAGATCCGGGAAAGCCTCGGCCTGAGCGCCCTCTACGGCGAGGAAGGCTACACCTTCGTCGAGCGTGTCGGCGCCCGGCCGACCCTCGAGCTTAACGGCGTATACGGCGGCTTCCAGGGCGAAGGCAGCAAGACGGTTATTCCGAAGGAAGCCCATGCCAAGATTACGTGCCGGCTGGTCGGGGATCAGAATCCCCAGAAGGTGCTGGACGCCATCGAAGCGCATTTGAAAGCCCGAATCCAGCCGGGCGCAGAGGTCCATGTCCGGCAGATGGAGAAGGCGTTCGCCTTCAACATCGACCCGTCGAACGAGTTCCTGCAGCTGGCTGCCGATGCTTATGGCAAGGTGTACGGAACCCGGGCGCTGTTCACGAAGGACGGCGGCTCCATCCCGATCATGGAGAGCTTCTCCCGCATTCTGCAGGCCCCCGTCGTGTTGATGGGCTTCGGTCTTGACGATGAGAACCTGCATGCTCCCGACGAGCATTTCAACCTTGAGAACTTCGACAAAGGTCTGTTGACGATCGTCGAGTACCTGAAGTCGCTGTAA
- a CDS encoding putative bifunctional diguanylate cyclase/phosphodiesterase, which produces MKSEQKKTVWTVAGGAVLFLLILTLHPALNRAGDIGAMSALYIIAGWLASALGFAIFAQGWLLFSSQLSKGRLYTSALFLGVCVFDLLHTLGFVGTPFISHLISRDQSLWLLTLSRLVSSFGILFIFGGEVSSTLVSAKNSVLRRALLLTAVTLAAALSVFYMFSEALNSDAGGGIRTFLNVAALMLYLLTIGFIVYPRNVEKSSSLLIVIRSLVFLALSQAFYILGEEQGAVDLLLGAFSCVVAYYLMLKGVYRLTIEEPFFEERAVKEQINHLAYHDDLTGLPNRRRLLQQVDEMIARHAASSLRGYSALSVLNINHFKNINDSLGHVAGDSMLQTVALRIGEDIVHGEELFSMGGDEFAFLMTDRVSVESCMTRSRELLQMFDKPIELDSSEYHISLSLGISIYPGDGETAEQMVQNADTAVHSAKEQGVDIRRYTPLMQMKAKEKLKLENDLRRALERNEFYLVYQPQIQLSTRKLVGMEALLRWQHPKRGLVSPAEFIPIAEESGMIVPLGEWVLKTACRQNKEWQNAGYRPICVSVNLSLRQFMQPNLAGKIEEFLEEIGLDPRFVDLEITESMTLDKEKAFEQLQRLKDIGVYISIDDFGTGYSSLHYLKNMPIDRLKIDRSFVSEVLEDSNNAAIVSTITSMAHHLKLKVTAEGVENEDQLQFLRQQHCHEGQGYFFSKPIEAQEFENAFLRSALYGMPS; this is translated from the coding sequence ATGAAAAGTGAACAGAAAAAAACGGTATGGACGGTAGCCGGCGGTGCGGTGCTGTTCCTGCTTATTCTTACCCTGCATCCCGCTCTGAATAGAGCGGGCGATATTGGGGCTATGTCCGCTTTGTATATAATCGCCGGCTGGCTCGCCAGCGCCCTTGGATTCGCCATTTTTGCGCAAGGCTGGCTATTATTCTCCAGCCAGCTGTCCAAGGGCAGACTGTACACTTCAGCTCTGTTTCTTGGAGTCTGCGTATTTGATCTTTTACATACTCTTGGCTTTGTTGGCACGCCTTTTATCAGCCACCTGATCAGCCGCGACCAATCGCTCTGGCTGCTCACGCTGTCCCGGCTCGTCAGCAGCTTCGGCATTCTGTTTATTTTCGGCGGAGAAGTATCCTCCACGCTCGTATCGGCCAAGAACAGCGTGCTGCGTAGAGCCCTTCTGCTGACCGCCGTAACACTGGCCGCGGCTTTATCGGTATTTTACATGTTCTCTGAAGCCTTGAATTCCGATGCAGGCGGAGGAATCCGGACGTTTCTCAATGTTGCGGCTCTGATGCTGTATCTGCTCACGATAGGGTTCATCGTATATCCCCGAAATGTGGAGAAGTCCTCCTCGCTGCTCATCGTCATCCGATCGCTTGTGTTCCTGGCACTCAGCCAGGCCTTCTACATTCTGGGCGAGGAGCAGGGAGCTGTTGATCTGCTGCTTGGAGCCTTCTCTTGCGTCGTAGCCTACTATCTGATGCTGAAAGGCGTCTACCGGCTGACGATCGAAGAACCGTTCTTCGAGGAACGGGCGGTTAAGGAACAGATTAACCATCTGGCTTATCATGACGACCTGACAGGCCTTCCGAACAGACGAAGACTGCTCCAGCAGGTCGATGAAATGATCGCCCGGCATGCGGCTTCCAGTCTGCGCGGATATTCGGCACTTTCCGTTCTCAATATCAATCACTTCAAGAACATTAATGACTCACTTGGCCACGTTGCCGGTGACAGCATGCTTCAAACCGTCGCCTTACGGATTGGAGAGGATATTGTTCATGGGGAAGAGCTCTTCAGCATGGGGGGCGACGAATTTGCTTTCCTGATGACCGACCGGGTCAGCGTGGAGAGCTGCATGACGCGGTCCAGGGAGCTTCTGCAGATGTTCGACAAGCCTATCGAGCTTGATTCAAGCGAGTACCATATTTCGCTTAGCCTCGGGATCAGCATCTACCCCGGAGACGGCGAAACCGCCGAACAGATGGTGCAGAACGCCGACACTGCCGTTCACAGCGCCAAGGAGCAAGGCGTGGACATCCGCCGCTACACCCCTTTGATGCAGATGAAGGCGAAGGAAAAGCTGAAGCTGGAGAATGATCTGCGGCGCGCGCTCGAGCGGAACGAATTCTACCTCGTCTATCAGCCGCAGATTCAGCTCTCGACACGGAAGCTTGTCGGGATGGAAGCTTTGCTCAGATGGCAGCATCCGAAGAGAGGACTTGTATCGCCGGCTGAGTTCATTCCGATCGCCGAAGAGAGCGGTATGATCGTACCGCTTGGAGAGTGGGTGCTCAAGACAGCATGCCGCCAGAACAAGGAATGGCAGAATGCCGGTTACCGTCCCATCTGCGTCTCAGTCAACCTGAGTCTGCGCCAATTTATGCAGCCCAATCTGGCAGGTAAGATCGAGGAGTTCCTGGAAGAGATCGGGCTCGACCCCCGCTTTGTCGATCTTGAAATTACCGAGAGCATGACTCTCGACAAGGAAAAGGCGTTCGAGCAGCTGCAGCGGCTCAAGGACATCGGCGTATACATCAGTATTGACGACTTCGGGACAGGCTACAGCTCGCTGCATTATTTGAAGAATATGCCGATTGACCGTTTGAAGATTGACCGCTCATTCGTTTCGGAGGTTTTGGAGGACAGCAACAACGCCGCCATCGTCTCCACCATTACCTCCATGGCTCACCACCTGAAGCTGAAGGTGACGGCGGAGGGCGTAGAGAACGAAGATCAACTGCAGTTCCTCCGGCAGCAGCACTGTCATGAGGGGCAGGGCTACTTCTTCAGCAAGCCGATTGAAGCACAGGAGTTTGAGAATGCGTTTCTGCGGTCCGCGCTGTATGGCATGCCTTCCTGA
- a CDS encoding FeoB-associated Cys-rich membrane protein, which translates to MNILVNVLIAAAIFGYSGWTIYRHVQKGKKGACAGCDKGKSCSAASMNSPLSCCGTQENPPSGILKHSGHSGI; encoded by the coding sequence ATGAACATATTGGTTAATGTATTGATCGCTGCCGCTATCTTCGGCTATTCAGGCTGGACTATTTACCGGCATGTTCAAAAAGGCAAGAAGGGCGCCTGCGCAGGCTGCGACAAAGGAAAGAGCTGCTCGGCCGCTTCCATGAATTCACCGCTGTCCTGCTGCGGAACCCAGGAGAATCCGCCATCCGGCATTCTGAAGCACAGCGGGCATTCTGGTATTTAA
- the abc-f gene encoding ribosomal protection-like ABC-F family protein: MIIQCQNVKKYHGAQEVLKDVTLGVREGERVGLIGRNGCGKTTLFTLLSGGETPDSGQISIRRGSAVGLLAQIQDGAGQSVRSVLEHSFAEPLAWQTRLRELELRMSAMGAEDTQWNECLREYGVLQEKFERAGGYEIESEIQRVATGLGIPAGQFERPFASLSGGEKTKVGLAVLLLRRPDVLLLDEPTNHLDMDAIEWLEQFLSGYAGTVIAISHDRYFLDAVVTKIIEIEDGEAFIYHTNYSGYQKEKEALLLQQFADYQEQQKKIKKMQESIKRLIEWGNNANPPNPSFHRRAASMQKALDRMVKIKRPILERKSMDLQLEQQDRSGSRALVLEEVSKSYGSRLLFAGANAVLRYGETAALIGGNGAGKSTLLRMVLGLEEADTGSCAIGSRVSVGYLAQEAVPENSRQSVLSYFREEAGMEEGEARGQLARFLFYGSDVFKSVGGLSGGEWTRLRFAVLMHRKPNLLLLDEPTNHLDIDSREALEEALEEYPGTVLAVSHDRYFINRCFHTIWSIGGGAFTSFPGSYDYFKEKQAERRIAAASAPSSESGDRAAAGRNHAQTAAEPAAPAPRRKSGPARDAAYWEQAIGDAESRLKELDTAMLRPELASDAERLAALHAEREELAREIDILYAEWTESPEQ; this comes from the coding sequence ATGATTATACAATGTCAAAATGTTAAAAAGTACCACGGAGCCCAGGAGGTGCTGAAGGATGTCACGCTTGGCGTTCGCGAAGGTGAGCGCGTCGGCCTGATCGGCCGCAACGGCTGCGGCAAGACGACGCTGTTCACGCTGCTGAGCGGCGGCGAAACGCCGGATAGCGGCCAGATTTCCATCCGGAGGGGCAGCGCCGTCGGCCTTCTGGCCCAAATCCAGGATGGAGCCGGGCAGAGTGTCCGCTCCGTCCTGGAACACAGCTTCGCGGAGCCTCTGGCGTGGCAGACCAGACTCCGGGAGCTGGAGCTTCGCATGTCAGCCATGGGCGCTGAGGACACGCAGTGGAATGAATGCCTGCGGGAATACGGCGTGCTGCAGGAGAAGTTCGAGCGCGCGGGCGGCTATGAGATCGAATCCGAGATTCAGCGCGTGGCCACCGGCCTCGGCATTCCCGCCGGGCAGTTCGAGCGCCCCTTCGCCTCCCTCTCGGGAGGCGAGAAGACCAAGGTCGGCCTGGCTGTCCTTCTGCTGCGGCGGCCGGATGTTCTGCTCCTTGATGAGCCGACCAATCATCTCGACATGGATGCGATCGAATGGCTGGAGCAGTTTCTCTCCGGCTATGCCGGCACGGTGATCGCCATCTCCCATGACCGCTATTTTCTGGATGCGGTCGTAACCAAGATCATCGAGATCGAAGACGGCGAAGCCTTCATCTACCACACGAACTATTCCGGCTACCAGAAGGAGAAGGAAGCGCTGCTGCTTCAGCAGTTCGCGGACTATCAGGAGCAGCAGAAGAAGATCAAGAAAATGCAGGAGAGCATCAAACGGCTGATCGAGTGGGGCAACAACGCGAATCCGCCGAATCCTTCCTTTCACCGAAGAGCGGCTTCCATGCAGAAGGCGCTCGACCGGATGGTCAAGATCAAGCGGCCGATCCTGGAGCGCAAATCGATGGACCTGCAGCTTGAGCAGCAGGACCGCTCCGGCAGCCGGGCGCTTGTGCTGGAGGAGGTAAGCAAATCTTACGGCAGCCGCCTGCTCTTCGCCGGGGCGAACGCCGTGCTCCGTTACGGAGAGACAGCCGCCCTGATCGGCGGGAACGGCGCGGGCAAGAGCACCCTTCTCCGCATGGTGCTGGGGCTGGAAGAAGCCGATACGGGAAGCTGCGCAATCGGCTCACGCGTATCGGTCGGCTACCTGGCCCAGGAAGCCGTTCCCGAGAATTCCCGGCAGTCCGTTCTGAGCTATTTCCGTGAAGAGGCCGGAATGGAAGAAGGCGAAGCAAGAGGACAGCTCGCACGGTTTCTGTTCTACGGCAGCGATGTCTTCAAGAGCGTCGGCGGCCTGTCAGGCGGTGAATGGACCCGTCTGAGGTTCGCCGTACTGATGCACCGGAAGCCCAATCTGCTGCTTCTTGACGAGCCGACCAATCATCTCGATATCGATTCGCGGGAAGCGCTGGAGGAGGCGCTGGAGGAATACCCCGGCACCGTCCTTGCGGTTTCCCATGACCGCTACTTCATCAACCGCTGTTTCCATACCATTTGGTCGATCGGCGGCGGTGCATTCACTTCCTTCCCGGGAAGCTACGACTACTTCAAGGAGAAACAGGCGGAGCGGCGTATCGCTGCTGCGTCGGCCCCATCCTCTGAATCAGGCGACCGGGCAGCCGCCGGCAGAAATCACGCTCAGACCGCTGCCGAGCCTGCAGCCCCGGCGCCACGGCGTAAATCCGGCCCGGCCCGGGACGCCGCCTATTGGGAGCAGGCCATCGGGGACGCCGAGAGCCGGCTTAAGGAACTGGATACGGCCATGCTCCGGCCGGAGCTTGCCAGCGACGCCGAGCGTCTGGCTGCGCTGCATGCCGAGCGGGAAGAGCTGGCGCGGGAAATCGACATTCTGTATGCCGAATGGACCGAAAGCCCGGAGCAATGA
- a CDS encoding ATP-binding protein has translation MLHEIQESRLLTARPFQAGLLDRTYENVLEHIDSGVMLFDEDGILTFANARAYGMLELQHYSLAGRSLVFLLTHPVLSRQKRKQLLRLYRETVYKGRRAHEFSDEYGRYWQVSASYGPEMNGSYLFLIKEISEYKQIERTAYQNDNLAMLGKLSASIAHEIRNPLTAIRGFIQLLRPHLQGLGKEEYAKIILAEIDRANDIIHEFLSSSKPSSPQASLITVSDLLKEVILLTESEVLMKGGQIELTGVAGDLCLYADVKQIKQVLINMIRNSLEAITDRVDGTMGRIELSADRDGNEVRISVADNGKGMDTCTLSRLFHQFFTTKENGTGLGLSVSDRIIKNHGGHISVTSRLNEGTCFIVSLPLTTSYKA, from the coding sequence GTGTTACATGAAATTCAGGAAAGCCGGCTACTAACAGCGCGACCGTTCCAGGCCGGGCTTCTGGACCGTACATACGAGAATGTTCTGGAGCATATTGACAGTGGCGTGATGTTATTTGATGAGGACGGGATTCTTACTTTCGCAAACGCTCGCGCATATGGGATGCTCGAACTTCAGCACTATTCTTTGGCAGGACGTTCTTTGGTTTTTTTGCTGACTCATCCGGTTTTAAGCCGTCAGAAGAGAAAGCAACTGCTCCGTCTGTACCGGGAGACGGTGTACAAAGGCAGACGGGCTCATGAGTTTTCGGATGAATACGGCCGGTACTGGCAGGTATCCGCGTCTTATGGACCGGAGATGAACGGCAGCTACTTGTTTCTTATTAAAGAGATTTCCGAGTACAAGCAGATTGAGCGGACCGCGTACCAGAACGATAACCTGGCCATGCTTGGCAAATTATCCGCGTCGATTGCCCATGAGATTCGCAATCCGCTGACCGCGATCCGCGGTTTTATTCAACTGCTGCGTCCTCACCTTCAAGGTCTTGGCAAAGAAGAGTACGCCAAAATTATCCTGGCGGAAATTGATCGTGCCAATGATATAATTCACGAGTTTCTGTCATCGTCCAAACCCTCATCACCCCAGGCTTCACTGATTACCGTTTCAGATTTGCTGAAGGAAGTGATTCTGCTTACCGAGAGCGAGGTGCTGATGAAGGGAGGCCAGATTGAGCTTACTGGCGTTGCCGGAGACCTCTGCCTCTACGCCGATGTGAAGCAGATCAAGCAGGTGCTTATCAACATGATCCGCAACTCGCTTGAGGCCATTACCGACCGTGTGGATGGCACAATGGGCCGGATTGAGCTAAGTGCGGACAGAGACGGCAATGAAGTACGGATCTCCGTCGCTGACAATGGGAAAGGCATGGATACCTGCACCCTGAGCCGGCTGTTCCACCAGTTCTTCACGACCAAGGAGAATGGAACGGGCCTTGGGCTGTCCGTCAGCGACCGGATTATCAAGAATCATGGCGGACATATCTCCGTCACCAGCCGGCTTAACGAGGGAACATGCTTTATCGTTTCTCTCCCTCTGACAACAAGCTACAAGGCTTGA
- a CDS encoding chromate transporter → MEWLDLIIGFFIANLLGYGGGPSSIPLMYEEIVPHYHWLSDAEFSNMLALGNALPGPIATKVAAYVGYEIYGWAGVILALAATVLPSATGLILLLRLLSKYRQSTVVKGMTLMVQPVIAIMMVTLTWQMAKGPIDSIGIWQTLIIAAIAFWAMERRKIHPALVIVVAFVYGGLVLRYFV, encoded by the coding sequence ATGGAATGGCTTGATCTGATTATCGGCTTCTTCATTGCCAATCTGCTCGGCTACGGAGGCGGGCCCTCTTCGATTCCGTTGATGTATGAGGAAATCGTACCGCACTATCACTGGCTGTCCGACGCGGAGTTCTCCAATATGCTGGCGCTGGGCAATGCGCTTCCCGGACCGATCGCCACGAAGGTGGCAGCCTATGTCGGGTATGAAATCTACGGCTGGGCCGGCGTCATCCTTGCGCTAGCGGCCACGGTGCTCCCTTCCGCCACGGGTCTCATCCTGCTGCTCCGTCTTCTGTCGAAGTACCGGCAGTCCACAGTTGTCAAAGGCATGACCCTGATGGTTCAGCCCGTGATTGCGATTATGATGGTGACCCTGACCTGGCAGATGGCAAAAGGGCCGATCGATTCTATCGGCATCTGGCAGACGCTTATTATCGCCGCCATTGCCTTCTGGGCCATGGAACGGCGCAAAATCCATCCCGCACTCGTAATCGTAGTCGCCTTTGTGTATGGCGGATTGGTGCTCCGCTACTTCGTATAG
- a CDS encoding NUDIX hydrolase yields MEAKWLSWAKEIQGIAQTGLEYGKDVYDLERYEALRELSIDIMENYTFESREKIKLAFADDKGYCTPKVDIRGVVFQEGKILMVREKIDGKWALPGGWADIGYSPSEVAAKEIWEESGFEARPIRLLAVMDKKFHGHPPDPYHIYKLFILCEISGGEAAGGVETSEVGFFGEEELPELSVSRNTEAQIRTMFEYLRDPDKPVLLD; encoded by the coding sequence ATGGAAGCCAAATGGTTGAGCTGGGCCAAGGAGATTCAGGGAATCGCACAGACGGGACTGGAATACGGCAAGGATGTGTATGACCTGGAGCGCTATGAGGCACTGCGGGAGCTGAGCATCGACATTATGGAGAATTACACGTTTGAGAGCAGAGAGAAGATCAAGCTTGCTTTTGCCGATGATAAAGGGTACTGCACCCCCAAGGTCGATATTCGGGGAGTTGTGTTCCAGGAAGGCAAGATTTTGATGGTCCGCGAAAAAATCGACGGCAAATGGGCACTGCCCGGCGGCTGGGCCGATATCGGCTACTCTCCGAGCGAAGTCGCGGCGAAGGAAATTTGGGAGGAGTCCGGATTTGAGGCCAGACCGATTCGCCTGCTTGCCGTGATGGACAAGAAATTCCATGGTCATCCGCCTGACCCTTATCATATCTACAAGCTGTTCATCCTCTGCGAAATTAGCGGTGGAGAGGCGGCTGGAGGCGTGGAGACAAGCGAAGTCGGCTTCTTCGGAGAGGAAGAACTGCCGGAATTGTCGGTAAGCCGCAATACGGAGGCGCAAATCCGAACGATGTTCGAGTATCTGCGCGACCCGGACAAGCCGGTGCTTCTGGATTAA
- the feoB gene encoding ferrous iron transport protein B, translating into MSSIALLGNPNTGKTSLFNTLTSSYEYVGNWAGVTVEKKVGDLKNGAGTLIDLPGIYSLHPLSRDEGVATQYLLEEAPEALVNIVDASQLERNLMLTVQLLEYGRPTLIGLNMVDVAKSRGIIVDPEALQRRLGVTVLPLVARTGKGSSQVLSMLENSADIPPVTFRLDYGPVVEQAVSAIERELGSIPGLPNSRWVALQFLEQNPVISQVLTGKSDLQKLTAIRNSCQSELQIKKLALTLPQWIRSIRTQYIRNLCQDALDASGIKPHNLTERLDIVLTNRYLGLPIFLAFMYVLFKTTFEWVGAPLSDLLDGLISGPISSGATSLLDSIGASDFLHALIVDGIIGGVGGVIVFVPQIFILFLIISFVEDSGYMARVSLVMDSIMERMGLNGKAFIPFIIGFGCNVPAIMAARSIEQPKDRMLTTLLLPLMSCSARLPVYLLFAAVFFPANQAAVIMTMYALGIVFALLLCKLFSKYLFKNESSVFVIELPPYRMPQLKSLSRSTWEKGKGFLRKAGTIILAGSVIIWIMSYVGPSGVNVDMDHSFLAKFGGLIAPLLQPLGFGFWQAGSTLVPGFLAKEVVVSTMSIIYNTQEGASLNALISQMFTPLSSVSFMVFILLYTPCLATVGVIKKETASWKWTLFSIGYAVALAYIVSLVIYQGGRLLGFA; encoded by the coding sequence ATGAGTTCAATCGCACTTCTTGGAAATCCCAATACCGGTAAGACTTCTCTTTTTAATACACTGACTTCATCTTATGAATATGTAGGGAACTGGGCAGGCGTCACGGTGGAGAAGAAGGTCGGCGATCTGAAGAACGGGGCCGGCACGCTGATCGATCTGCCCGGCATCTACTCCCTTCATCCCCTCTCCCGCGACGAAGGCGTAGCTACCCAGTATTTGCTGGAGGAAGCTCCCGAAGCTCTTGTCAACATTGTGGATGCTTCCCAGCTTGAACGCAATCTGATGCTGACCGTTCAGCTTCTGGAGTATGGGAGGCCGACCCTAATCGGTCTAAATATGGTTGATGTCGCCAAATCCAGAGGCATTATCGTCGATCCCGAAGCCCTTCAGAGGCGGCTTGGCGTCACCGTGCTTCCACTGGTCGCCAGAACCGGGAAAGGCAGCTCGCAGGTGCTCAGCATGCTTGAGAACTCCGCTGATATCCCGCCCGTCACATTCCGGCTGGATTACGGGCCTGTAGTCGAACAAGCCGTATCCGCCATTGAACGCGAGCTGGGATCCATCCCCGGTCTACCCAATTCGCGCTGGGTTGCGCTGCAATTTCTGGAGCAGAACCCGGTCATCTCACAAGTCCTTACTGGTAAAAGTGATCTTCAAAAGCTGACAGCCATCCGAAATTCTTGTCAGAGCGAACTGCAGATCAAGAAGCTAGCTCTTACCCTTCCGCAGTGGATCCGCTCCATCCGCACTCAATATATTCGGAATCTGTGCCAAGATGCACTGGATGCGTCAGGCATCAAGCCGCATAATCTCACAGAGCGCTTGGACATCGTTCTCACCAACCGATATCTGGGACTGCCTATATTTTTAGCATTTATGTACGTGCTGTTCAAAACGACCTTCGAATGGGTGGGAGCGCCGCTCTCCGATCTGCTCGACGGCCTTATTTCAGGCCCGATTAGCAGCGGAGCGACCTCGCTTCTGGATTCCATTGGGGCTTCCGACTTCTTACATGCCTTGATTGTCGACGGCATCATCGGCGGGGTCGGCGGAGTTATTGTCTTTGTGCCACAGATCTTTATCCTCTTCCTGATCATTTCTTTCGTGGAAGATTCGGGATATATGGCCCGTGTCAGTCTCGTTATGGACAGCATCATGGAACGGATGGGGCTGAACGGCAAAGCGTTTATCCCTTTCATTATCGGCTTCGGCTGTAATGTGCCCGCCATCATGGCCGCACGCAGCATTGAGCAGCCCAAAGACCGGATGTTAACCACTCTTCTGCTGCCGCTTATGTCCTGTTCCGCCCGGCTTCCGGTATATCTGCTCTTCGCCGCCGTATTCTTCCCTGCCAACCAGGCCGCGGTGATCATGACGATGTACGCCTTGGGAATCGTGTTCGCGCTTCTGCTGTGCAAGCTGTTCTCGAAATATTTGTTCAAGAACGAGTCTTCCGTATTCGTGATTGAGCTTCCGCCTTACCGGATGCCGCAGCTCAAATCGCTGTCCCGCAGCACCTGGGAGAAGGGTAAAGGCTTTCTTCGCAAAGCGGGCACCATTATTTTGGCAGGCTCGGTTATCATTTGGATCATGTCCTATGTCGGTCCGAGTGGAGTTAACGTCGATATGGACCACAGCTTCCTCGCCAAATTCGGCGGTTTGATCGCTCCTCTGCTTCAGCCGCTCGGCTTCGGGTTCTGGCAGGCGGGCTCCACGCTCGTACCTGGATTCCTGGCGAAAGAAGTTGTCGTATCAACGATGAGCATCATTTACAACACCCAGGAGGGCGCTAGTCTGAATGCGCTGATCTCCCAGATGTTCACGCCACTAAGCTCGGTAAGCTTCATGGTCTTCATTCTGCTGTACACCCCTTGCCTGGCTACGGTTGGCGTTATTAAGAAAGAGACAGCTTCCTGGAAATGGACCCTGTTCTCCATCGGATATGCCGTTGCACTGGCCTACATCGTTAGCCTGGTCATTTATCAGGGAGGACGTCTGCTGGGCTTCGCCTGA
- a CDS encoding peroxiredoxin: MAERLVGKPAPDFTMETATGDGKEFGKVSLSDYRGKWLVFFFYPLDFTFVCPTEITALSEAADQFTELDTEILGVSVDSIHSHKAWINASKEVGGLGQINFPLASDITKKVAADYGVLIEEEGVALRGLFIIDPEGELKYQVVNHNDVGRSVEETLRVLQALQSGGLCPMNWKPGDKNL, encoded by the coding sequence ATGGCAGAACGTTTGGTAGGCAAACCGGCTCCAGATTTCACCATGGAGACCGCAACAGGGGACGGTAAGGAATTCGGCAAGGTCAGCTTGTCCGACTATCGCGGCAAATGGCTGGTATTCTTCTTCTATCCTCTGGATTTCACTTTCGTGTGCCCGACTGAAATCACAGCTCTGAGTGAAGCGGCCGATCAATTCACAGAGCTGGACACTGAAATTCTGGGCGTCAGCGTGGACTCCATCCACAGCCACAAAGCCTGGATCAACGCATCCAAAGAAGTTGGCGGCCTTGGTCAAATCAACTTCCCGCTCGCTTCCGACATCACGAAGAAGGTTGCAGCCGATTACGGCGTGCTGATCGAAGAAGAAGGCGTCGCGCTCCGCGGTCTCTTCATCATCGATCCGGAAGGCGAACTGAAATATCAGGTCGTTAACCATAACGACGTAGGCCGCAGCGTAGAAGAAACCCTTCGTGTGCTGCAGGCTCTGCAATCGGGCGGTCTGTGCCCAATGAACTGGAAACCTGGCGACAAGAACCTGTAA